CCAAGGACAAGGCTACTGGCAAGACTCAGTCGATCGTGATCAAGGCCAACTCCGGCCTGTCCGAGGAAGAAATTCAGCAGATGATCAACGATGCTGAAAAGAACGCCGAGGAAGATCGCAAGTTCGAAGAGCTGGCCGCTGCCCGCAACCAGGGTGATGCACTGGTTCACTCGACGCGCAAAATGATCGCTGATGCTGGCGACAAAGTGACTGCTGAAGAGAAGACTGCAATCGAAGCTGCAGTGGTTGCCCTGGAAGCCGCCGTTAAAGGTGATGACAAGGCCACTATCGAAGCCAAGGTTGAGGAGCTGTCGAAAGTCTCCGCGCCAGTAGCTCAGAAGATGTACGCCGAGCAAGGCCAGCCAGCTGACGGTGCCGCGCAACAGGCAGAGCCTGAAGCCAAGCACGATGATGTTGTCGATGCCGAGTTCGAAGAAGTAAAAGAAGACCAGAAGAAGTAACTTGGTCGCCCGGTTGACCGCTATCAAGCGGTGACTGGTAGGATGTCGCCGCGCGGGAGCTTGCTCCCGCGTTGGCGTGTCTGGGGTACGCGAATTTTTACAACATGCGACAAGGTTCGGATGTTGGCGGTGTGATCGGGAATGCTCCTGCTTTGCGATCAACAATCACCGCGTTTTTAGCTGGGTCTCGGCTGAGAGCAGTAAAGACCAGGATCGTTGAATTTGACGTGAGTTGGGTCCGGGCCTGTATTGGGGCTCAACGAGTTTGGCAGGCTCAGGAGGGTTTTGCCGGACGTCCTTAAGAGTGCAAAGACTTATGGCAAAGCGTGACTATTACGAAGTATTGGGTGTGGAGCGCGGCTCCAGCGAGGCGGACCTGAAGAAGGCTTACCGTCGCCTGGCGATGAAGCACCACCCGGACCGTAATCCGGATAACAAAGAATCCGAAGAATTGTTCAAGGAGGCCAACGAGGCCTACGAATGCCTGTGTGATCCGAACAAGCGCGCGGCCTACGACCAGTACGGCCACGCGGGTGTCGATCCGAGCATGGGGGGGGGCGGTGCCGGTTTTGGCGGGCAGAACTTCTCCGATATCTTCGGCGACGTGTTCAGCGACTTCTTCGGTGGCGGTCGCGGCGGTCAGCGCGGCGGTGCCCAGCGCGGCAGCGACTTGCGCTACACCCTGGAGCTGAATCTGGAAGAAGCCGTGCGCGGTACCAGCGTCAACATCCGCGTGCCGACGCTGGTCAATTGCAAGCCGTGTGACGGTTCAGGTGCCAAGAAGGGCTCTTCGCCGATTACCTGCCCGACCTGTGGCGGTATTGGTCAGGTGCGCATGCAGCAGGGCTTCTTCTCCGTGCAGCAAACCTGCCCGCGTTGCCATGGCCAGGGCAAGATCATTTCCGATCCGTGCGACTCTTGCCACGGCGAAGGGCGTGTCGAAGAGTACAAGACGCTGTCGGTGAAAGTGCCGGCGGGTGTCGATACCGGCGACCGTATCCGTTTGTCGGGCGAAGGCGAGGCGGGTGCGCAGGGTGGTCCGACGGGCGATCTGTACGTGGTGATCAATGTGCGCGAGCACTCGATCTTCCAGCGCGACGGCAAGCACCTGTTCTGTGAAGTGCCGATCAGCTTTGTCGATGCCGCCCTGGGTGGCGAGCTGGAGATTCCGACCCTCGATGGCCGGGTCAAGCTGAAGATCCCTGAGGGGACGCAGACCGGCAAGCAGTTCCGGATCCGTGGCAAGGGCGTTGCGCCAGTGCGTGGCGGTGGGGCGGGCGACTTGATGTGCCGTGTGGCCGTTGAAACTCCGGTCAATCTGGATCGTCGTCAGCGTGAGTTGCTCGAAGAATTGCGCGGCTCGCTGGACGGTGATGGCTCCCATTCGCCGAAGACCGCTGGCTGGTTCGAAGGCGTGAAGCGCTTCTTCGGCGACCTGTAAGGACGTGGATATGCGACGTATAGCAGTGATGGGCGCCGCCGGGCGCATGGGCAAGAACCTGGTGGAAGCGGTGCAGCAGCGCTCGCCTCTGTCGGGGCTGACTGCGGCGATCGTGCGTCCGGGCAGTACGCTGATCGGCGCCGATGCTGGCGAGCTGGCTTCGCTGGGGCGGATCGGTGTGGCGTTGTCCGGCAGCCTGGAGCAAGTGGCTGATGAATTCGATGTGTTGATCGACTTCACCCTGCCCGAAGTGATGCTGAAAAACCTGGCGTTCTGCCGCAAGGCGGGTAAGGCCATGGTTATTGGTACCACTGGCCTGAATGCCGAGCAGAAGCAGTTGCTCGTTGCGGCGGGTAAGGATATTCCCATCGTGTTTGCCGCCAACTTCAGTGTGGGTGTCAACCTGTCGCTGAAGTTGCTCGACATGGCCGCGCGGGTGCTGGGTGATGAGGCGGATATCGAGATCATCGAGGCCCATCACCGGCACAAGGTAGATGCGCCATCGGGCACCGCCATGCGCATGGGTGAAGTGATTGCCGATGCGTTGGGGCGCGATTTGTCGAAAGTCGCGGTGTATGGTCGCGAAGGTCATACCGGCGCGCGTGAGCGCGAGACCATTGGCTTTGCTACGGTACGCGGCGGTGACGTGGTGGGTGATCACACGGTGCTGTTTGCTGCCGAAGGTGAGCGCCTGGAGATTACCCACAAGGCCTCCAGCCGCATGACCTTTGCCAAGGGCGCCGTGCGTGCGGCATTGTGGCTGGAGGGGCGCGAAGCGGGCCTCTACGACATGCAAGACGTGCTGGATCTGCGTTAATCAGTAGCAAAAACGGGCCCCGGGTATTACTCTAGGGCCCCGTTTTTACCCGCTAAGCGACGTCCTGTCGCATTCTCCTGCCTTTTAGGCTCTTTAGCGGTGGACCAAAAAACCCTTTTTCTGTAAGCTACAGCTTTAGTGTGTCCACTAAAAGCGCGCAGAATAATTCAGTGAAGAAGCGGGGTGACGTGTCCATACGTCACTCCGCTTTTTTACAACCTGCGATCGCCCTTTCAGGCTTTATTTACGGGAGGTCTTCTTGACTAAGCCAGCCATACTCGCCCTTGCTGATGGCAGCATTTTTCGCGGCGAAGCCATTGGAGCCGACGGTCAGACCGTTGGAGAGGTGGTGTTCAACACCGCCATGACCGGCTATCAGGAAATCCTTACCGATCCTTCCTACGCCCAACAGATCGTTACCCTGACCTATCCGCACATCGGCAATACCGGTACTACACCGGAAGATGTCGAGTCTGATCGTGTCTGGTCGGCTGGTCTGGTGATTCGTGATCTACCACTGGTTGCGAGCAACTGGCGTAACACGATGTCGCTGTCCGATTACCTGAAAGCCAACAACGTTGTGGCGATCGCGGGTATCGATACGCGCCGCCTCACGCGCATCCTGCGTGAAAAAGGCTCGCAGAATGGCTGCATCATGGTCGGTGACAATATTTCCGAAGAAGCGGCGATTGCCGCAGCGCAAGGCTTCCCTGGCCTGAAAGGCATGGACCTGGCGAAAGTCGTCAGCACCAAAGAGCAGTACGAGTGGCGCTCCACTGTCTGGGACTTGAAGACCGACAGCCACGCGACCATCGAGGCTAGCGAACTGCCTTACCACGTGGTCGCTTATGACTACGGCGTGAAGTACAACATCCTGCGCATGCTGGTCGAGCGCGGTTGCCGCGTGACCGTGGTGCCGGCGCAAACCCCGGCCGCCGACGTATTGGCCTTGCAGCCAGATGGTGTGTTCCTGTCCAACGGTCCAGGTGACCCTGAGCCTTGCGACTACGCTATCCAGGCCATCAAGGAAGTGCTGGATACCGAGATCCCGGTATTCGGTATCTGCCTCGGTCACCAACTGCTGGCCCTGGCCTCCGGCGCCAAGACCCTGAAAATGGGCCATGGCCATCATGGTGCTAACCACCCGGTACAAGACCTGGACACTGGCGTAGTGATGATCACCAGCCAGAACCACGGTTTTGCGGTGGATGAAGCCACCTTGCCGGCCAACGTGCGTGCCATTCACAAGTCGCTGTTCGACGGTTCCCTGCAGGGTATCGAGCGCACCGACAAGAGCGCGTTCAGCTTCCAGGGCCACCCTGAAGCGAGCCCGGGCCCGAACGACGTAGCGCCGCTGTTCGACCGTTTCATCAATGAGATGGCCAAGCGACGCTAAATGAGTGGCCTGAGGGCGGCCCGGGAAACCGGCGGCCCCCTCAGGCTCTTCAAAGATTGTTCAAGACGGCTTGCCGACTGACCTGCGGATTTGAGTGACAAACCCATGCCAAAACGTACAGACATAAAAAGCATCCTGATTCTCGGCGCTGGCCCGATCGTTATCGGCCAGGCCTGCGAATTCGACTACTCCGGCGCCCAGGCCTGCAAGGCCCTGCGCGAAGAGGGTTACCGCGTCATCCTGGTGAACTCCAACCCGGCCACCATCATGACCGACCCGGACATGGCCGACGCTACCTACATCGAACCGATCAAGTGGCAGACCGTTGCCAAGATCATCGAGAAAGAGCGTCCAGATGCACTGCTGCCGACCATGGGCGGCCAGACTGCACTGAACTGCGCCCTGGACCTGGAGCGCGAAGGCATCCTGGAAAAGTTCGGCGTAGAGATGATTGGCGCCAATGCCGACACCATCGACAAGGCTGAAGACCGTTCGCGTTTCGACAAGGCCATGAAGTCCATCGGTCTTGATTGCCCGCGCTCGGGTATCGCCCACAGCATGGAAGAAGCTAACGCGGTTCTCGAAAAGCTGGGTTTCCCGTGCATTATCCGTCCGTCCTTCACCATGGGCGGCACCGGCGGCGGTATCGCTTACAACCGTGAAGAGTTCGAAGAAATCTGTGCCCGCGGTCTGGACCTGTCGCCGACCAAAGAGCTGCTGATCGACGAATCCCTGATCGGCTGGAAAGAGTACGAGATGGAAGTTGTCCGCGACAAAAAGGACAACTGCATCATCGTCTGCTCGATTGAAAACTTCGACCCCATGGGCGTGCACACCGGTGACTCGATCACCGTTGCTCCGGCACAGACCCTGACGGACAAGGAATACCAGATCATGCGTAACGCCTCGTTGGCGGTACTGCGTGAGATCGGCGTTGAAACCGGCGGCTCCAACGTTCAGTTCGGTATCTGCCCGAACACGGGCCGTATGGTCGTGATCGAGATGAACCCGCGTGTATCGCGTTCTTCGGCGCTGGCATCAAAAGCTACTGGCTTCCCGATTGCGCGCATCGCTGCCAAGCTGGCGATCGGTTACACCTTGGACGAGTTGCAAAACGAGATCACTGGCGGTGCTACGCCGGCGTCCTTCGAGCCGTCGATCGACTATGTCGTCACTAAGCTGCCGCGCTTCGCTTTCGAGAAATTCCCGAAAGCCGACGCCCGCCTGACCACTCAGATGAAGTCGGTCGGTGAGGTCATGGCCATCGGCCGGACCTTCCAAGAGTCCCTGCAGAAAGCCCTGCGTGGCCTGGAAGTGGGCGTTTGCGGTCTGGACGAGAAGCTCGACCTGAGCAACCCGGAAAGCATGAGCGTGCTCAAACGCGAGCTGACCGTGCCGGGTGCCGAGCGTATCTGGTACGTGGCTGATGCTTTCCGCGCGGGCATGACCGTCGAAGACATCTTCGGCATGAACATGATTGATCCGTGGTTCCTGGTGCAGATCGAAGATCTGATCAAGGAAGAAGAGAAGGTCAAGACCCTGGGTCTGTCCTCTATCGACCGCGACCTGATGTTCCGCCTCAAGCGCAAAGGCTTCTCTGATCAGCGTCTGGCCAAGCTGCTGGGCGTGACTGAGAAGAACCTGCGCACCCATCGCCACAAGCTGGATATCTTCCCGGTCTACAAGCGCGTTGACACCTGCGCCGCAGAGTTCGCCACCGACACCGCCTACATGTACTCCACCTACGAGGAAGAGTGCGAAGCCGCGCCGTCGGGCCGCGACAAGATCATCATCCTGGGCGGCGGTCCAAACCGTATCGGCCAAGGCATCGAGTTCGACTACTGCTGCGTCCACGCCGCCCTCGCCCTGCGCGAAGACGGGTACGAGACCATCATGGTCAACTGCAACCCGGAAACCGTTTCCACTGACTACGACACTTCCGACCGTCTGTACTTCGAGCCGGTAACGCTGGAAGACGTGCTGGAAATCTGTCGCGTCGAGAAGCCAAAAGGCGTGATCGTTCAGTACGGCGGGCAAACTCCGCTGAAACTGGCACGTGCCCTGGAAGCTGCCGGCGTGCCGATCATCGGTACCAGCCCTGACGCCATCGACCGTGCCGAAGACCGTGAGCGCTTCCAGCAAATGGTCGAGCGCCTGAACCTGCGCCAGCCACCAAACGCGACCGTGCGCAGCGAAGATGAGGCCATCCGCGCAGCCAGCAAGATCGGCTACCCGTTGGTGGTGCGTCCGTCCTACGTACTGGGCGGCCGGGCGATGGAAATTGTCTACGAAGAAGAAGAACTCAAGCGCTACCTGCGTGACGCGGTGAAAGTGTCCAATGACAGCCCGGTGCTGCTGGACCACTTCCTCAACTGCGCCATCGAAATGGATGTGGATGCGGTTTGCGACGGTACCGACGTGGTGATTGGCGCGATCATGCAACACATCGAGCAGGCCGGCGTTCACTCCGGTGACTCCGCGTGCTCCCTGCCGCCGTACTCGCTGCCGCTGCACATCCAGGACGAGATGCGCGAACAGGTCAAGAAAATGGCCCTGGAACTGGGTGTGGTCGGCCTGATGAACGTACAGTTGGCGCTGCAAGGCGAAGACATCTACGTCATCGAAGTCAACCCGCGTGCTTCGCGTACCGTACCGTTTGTTTCCAAGTGCATCGGCGTGTCCCTGGCGATGATTGCCGCCCGTGTGATGGCCGGTAAGACCTTGAAGGAAATCGGCTTCACCAAGGAAATCATTCCGAACTTCTACAGTGTGAAAGAGGCGGTGTTCCCATTCGCCAAATTCCCTGGCGTGGACCCGATCCTGGGCCCAGAAATGAAGTCCACCGGTGAAGTGATGGGCGTGGGCGATACCTTTGGCGAAGCATTCGCCAAGGCCCAGATGGGTGCCAGCGAAGTGCTGCCGACCGGCGGTACTGCGTTTATCAGTGTGCGTGACGATGACAAACCACTGGTTGCAGGCGTGGCCCGTGATCTGATCAACTTGGGCTTCGAAGTCGTGGCCACCGCCGGGACCGCCAAGCTGATTGAAGCGGCTGGCCTGAAAGTGCGTCGCGTGAACAAGGTAACGGAAGGTCGTCCGCACGTTGTCGACATGATCAAGAATGACGAAGTCACCCTGATCATCAACACCACCGAAGGTCGCCAGTCGATCGCGGATTCCTACTCCATTCGTCGTAACGCCTTGCAGCACAAGATCTACTGCACCACCACCATTGCTGCTGGCGAAGCCATCTGTGAAGCGCTCAAGTTCGGTCCGGAAAAGACCGTGCGGCGCTTGCAGGATCTACACGCAGGATTGAAGGCATGATCAAATACCCTATGACTGTCCAGGGCGCCAAGGCCCTGGAAGAGGAGCACGCCCACCTGACCAAGGTCGTACGTCCAAAGCTGAGCCAGGACATCGGTACGGCCCGTGAGCTGGGTGACTTGAAAGAAAACGCCGAATACCACGCTGCTCGTGAGCAGCAGGGTATGGTCGAGGCGCGGATCCGTGACATTGAAGGGCGGATTCAGAATCAGGTCATCATTGATGTCACAAGCATTCCGCACACCGGCAAAGTGATTTTCGGTACCACTGTGGAAATCGCCAACGTCGAGACGGATGAGCGCGTGACTTATCACATCGTGGGTGAGGACGAAGCTGACTTCAAACTCGGCAAGATCTCCGTCGGTTCGCCGCTGGCCCGTGCCTTGATCGCCAAGGAAGAGGGTGACGTGGTCGCCGTCAAGACGCCTGGTGGCGTGATCGAGTACGAGATTGTCGAAGTTCGTCACATCTGAAAGACGGCGCCCGCTTCCAGCGGGCGCCATGCTTTGGCAGCTGGCCCAGATGCTCTGGGTTGGCGGTCTATGGCTGTTACACCTGGGTGTATTGCCGGTGCTGGGCGTGATTGGCCTGGCGCCGTTGCTGATTGATGAGATCGGCGGATTATTGAGTGCGCTGCTGGTGGGTTTTGCGGCGGCGTGCGTGATTCTCCAGGCATTGGTGCTGGTCAAGGCCGAGGGCTTGGGGAGTTTGTGGCGGGATATGCGTGGGCAGTTGCTGTTGATGGCGCTGTATGCGTGCGCAATGTATTGCGTGGTGCACGTATTGCTGCCGCAAGCGTTGCGCTGGCAGCTGTTCAGCTATCTTGTGCTAGGGTTTTCTGGCTTGGTGCTGGTAGTACAGCCGGCGCCAGGGTGGAGTGGCGGGGCGCGCGAAGCACGCCCGTGACCCTTGAATCATTTGAAGCGATGAACGTTCGACAATTGCTTGTTGGCGCTGAAATTCTTGCGATACAGCAGCGCCATCTTGCCGATGACCTGAACCAGGTCCGCTTTGCCCACCTTGCACAGTTCTGCAATGGCGGCCAGGCGCGCTTCGCGATCAAGGATATTGACCTTGATCTTGATCAGCTCGTGATCGCCTAATGCGCGTTCAAGTTCGGCTAACACACCTTCAGTCAAACCGTTGTCTGCCACAATCAGAACTGGTTTCAGATGGTGGCCAATGGATTTGTACTGTTTCTTCTGCTCTTGAGTGAGCGGCATAATCTGACCCCTGCGTCTGATCTTGTAAAAAGCGGCGGCCAGTTTACCCGAGCGAGTCCGGGACCGCCCAGTTAATCACGACCCGTTTTATTTTCGAGGTGGCCCGTGGCCCGTTCCAAAACTAGCCTTAAGTGGCTTCAAGAGCATTTCAACGATCCTTACGTCAAAAAGGCGCAGAAGGACGGTTACCGTTCACGGGCCAGTTACAAGCTGCTGGAGATCCAGGACAAGGACAAGTTGATCCGCCCGGGCATGAGCGTTATTGACCTAGGCGCCGCCCCGGGTGGCTGGTCCCAGGTGACCAGTCGTCTGATTGGTGGGCAGGGGCGTCTGATCGCGTCCGACATCCTGGAAATGGACAGCATTCCGGATGTGACCTTTGTTCATGGTGACTTCACCGAGGACGCCGTACTTGCGCAGATCCTTGAGGCGGTAGGAAATTCGCAGGTAGACCTTGTGATTTCCGACATGGCCCCCAATATGAGTGGATTACCGGCCGTCGATATGCCGCGCGCTATGTTCCTCTGTGAATTGGCGCTGGATTTGGCGGGTCGGGTTTTGCGTCCAGGTGGAGATTTCCTCGTGAAGGTCTTCCAGGGCGAAGGGTTTGACGAGTACCACAAGAACATCCGCAAGTTGTTCGACAAGGTGCAGACGCGCAAGCCTGACTCTTCCCGGGACAGGTCCAGGGAGCAGTATTTGCTGTGCCGCGGCTTCCGCGGTGTCGAGGGCGCTGCGAGCGAAGAGCGTTTTTGAGGAATTGGAGGTAGGCGATAGGTTTTTTTATATCGCTTTCGTCATGAAGCTTTACGAATATTGTGTAGTCAAAGTTTCACAAAGGGTTACAGACGGCGCCTGCCAGAGTTGTAGGTAATGTAGTAAGTTAGGCCGGTGAATATCATGCGAAGCGCGCGCCAGTAGCGGAGCTTGCTTCAGAGGGTAGTTAATTGAACGATATGGCAAAGAATCTGATCCTGTGGTTGATCATCGCGGCTGTCCTGGTGACGGTGATGAACAACTTCTCCAGCCCTAACGAGCCGCAGACCCTCAACTATTCCGACTTCATCCAGCAAGTTAAGGATGGCAAGGTCGAGCGCGTGGCGGTTGATGGCTACGTGATCACTGGCAAGCGCAACGATGGCGACAGCTTCAAGACCATTCGTCCGGCGATCCAGGACAATGGCCTGATCGGCGACCTGGTGGATAACAAGGTCGTCGTCGAGGGCAAGCAGCCTGAGCAGCAGAGCATCTGGACCCAGTTGCTGGTTGCCAGCTTCCCGATCCTGGTGATTATCGCCGTGTTCATGTTCTTCATGCGCCAGATGCAAGGCGGCGCGGGGGGCAAGGGCGGGCCGATGAGCTTCGGCAAGAGCAAGGCACGCCTGCTTTCCGAAGATCAGGTGAAAACGACCCTGGCTGACGTTGCAGGTTGCGACGAAGCCAAGGAAGAAGTCGGTGAGTTGGTCGAGTTCCTGCGCGATCCGGGCAAGTTCCAGCGCCTGGGCGGCCGTATCCCTCGCGGTGTACTGATGGTCGGTCCTCCGGGTACCGGTAAGACCCTGCTTGCCAAGGCGATTGCCGGCGAAGCCAAGGTGCCGTTCTTCACCATTTCCGGTTCCGACTTCGTCGAGATGTTTGTCGGCGTGGGTGCAAGCCGTGTGCGTGACATGTTCGAACAGGCCAAGAAACACGCGCCTTGCATCATCTTCATCGATGAAATCGACGCTGTTGGTCGTCATCGTGGTGCTGGCATGGGCGGTGGTCACGACGAGCGTGAGCAGACCCTCAACCAGTTGCTGGTGGAGATGGACGGCTTTGAAATGAACGATGGCATCATCGTGATTGCCGCCACCAACCGTCCTGACGTACTTGACCCGGCGCTGCTGCGTCCGGGCCGTTTCGACCGTCAGGTTGTGGTTGGCTTGCCAGATATCCGTGGCCGTGAGCAGATTCTCAAGGTCCATATGCGCAAAGTGCCAATGGGCGATGACGTGGCTCCGGGCGTGATTGCCCGTGGTACTCCTGGTTTCTCTGGTGCCGACCTGGCTAACCTAGTGAACGAGGCTTCGCTGTTCGCTGCCCGTACCGGCAAGCGTATCGTCGAGATGAAAGAGTTCGAACTGGCCAAAGACAAGATCATGATGGGCGCCGAGCGCAAATCCATGGTCATGTCCGAGAAAGAGAAGCAGAACACCGCTTATCACGAAGCCGGTCACGCCATTGTCGGTCGCGTCGTGCCTGAGCACGACCCGGTCTACAAAGTATCGATCATTCCTCGTGGTCGGGCGCTAGGTGTCACCATGTTCCTGCCGGAAGAGGATCGCTACAGCCTCTCCAAGCGCGCCTTGATCAGCCAGATTTGTTCGCTGTACGGCGGTCGTATCGCTGAAGAGATGACCTTGGGTTTTGACGGTGTAACCACCGGCGCGTCCAACGACATCATGCGTGCCAGCCAGATTGCGCGGAATATGGTCACCAAGTGGGGTCTGTCGGAAAAACTCGGCCCGCTGATGTATGCCGAGGAAGAAGGTGAAGTGTTCCTGGGTCGTGGCGGCGGCGGTCAAAGTGCCAGCTTCTCCGGCGAGACAGCCAAGCTGATCGACTCCGAAGTGCGCAGCATCATTGACCAGTGCTACGGCACGGCCAAGCAGATCCTGACCGATAACCGCGACAAGCTCGACGCCATGGCTGATGCCCTGATGAAGTACGAGACCATTGATGCCGAGCAGATCGACGACATCATGGCTGGTCGTACGCCTCGTGAGCCTCGTGATTGGGAAGGTGGTTCGGGTACTTCAGGCACGCCGCCAGTGGTACAGAACGAGCGCCCGGAAAACCCAATCGGCGGCCCGGCTGCCGACCTTTAAGGCTTGAAATGACTTCTGCGTTGCGCTCTACCCGGTTGCCTTGCGGCAGCCGGGTTCTTGATTTGGCCCGTACTCACGTTATGGGCATTCTCAATGTAACCCCTGATTCCTTTTCCGACGGTGGCCGCTTCAGTCAGCTGGATGCGGCATTGCGCCATGCAGCAGCGATGGTAGCTGCCGGTGCGACTCTGATTGATGTGGGTGGCGAATCGACTCGGCCAGGAGCGCGCGCTGTTTCCCCATTGGAGGAGATGGAGCGTGTTGCGCCGATTGTCGAGCGAATCCATCGCGAACTGGATGTAATCATTTCGGTAGACACCTCGACCCCTGCCGTCATGCGCGAAACCGCGCGGCTTGGGGCTGGGTTGATCAACGACGTGCGCTCGTTGCAGCGTGACGGCGCGCTGGATGCTGCTGCGGCCACTGGGCTGCCTGTCTGCCTGATGCATATGCTCGGCGAGCCCGGGACGATGCAGGACGCCCCGCACTACGACAACCTTGTTGAAGAAGTGACGGAATTTCTTGCAGCTCGCATTGCCCAATGCGCCGCTGCGGGGATTGCGCCTGAGCGGATCATTCTCGACCCCGGGTTTGGTTTTGCCAAAACCCTGCAGCACAACTTGAGCCTGTTCAAACATATGCAATCGCTGCATGCCCTTGGTCGTCCCCTGTTGGTTGGGGTGTCGCGCAAGAGCATGATAGGCATGGCCTTGAATCGTCCCGTGGGCGAGCGCCTGCATGGCGGGCTGGCCCTGGCGGCTTTGGCCGTTGCCAAGGGCGCGCGCATTCTGCGGGTGCACGATGTGGCCGAGACTGTTGACGTAGTGCGGATGATCGAAGCGGTAGAATCAGCCGAATAAGAATGATGGAGCACTTATGACAAAGAAATATTTTGGCACCGACGGTATTCGTGGTCGGGTCGGCGAGTTCCCGATCACTCCGGATTTCATGCTCAAACTGGGCTGGGCGGCCGGGATGGCCTTCCGCAGCATGGGGGCATGTCGCATCCTGGTCGGCAAGGACACTCGGATCTCTGGTTACATGTTCGAGTCTGCGCTGGAAGCGGGTCTTTCCGCTGCCGGGGCTGACGTGATGTTGCTGGGGCCGATGCCTACGCCGGCGATCGCTTACCTCACGCGTACCTTTCACGCTGAGGCTGGGATTGTGATCAGCGCTTCGCACAATCCCCATGATGACAACGGCATCAAGTTTTTCTCGGGCCAGGGCACCAAGCTGCCGGACGAGATCGAGCACATGATTGAAGAGCTGCTGGATGCGCCAATGACGGT
The Pseudomonas hygromyciniae genome window above contains:
- the ftsH gene encoding ATP-dependent zinc metalloprotease FtsH, encoding MAKNLILWLIIAAVLVTVMNNFSSPNEPQTLNYSDFIQQVKDGKVERVAVDGYVITGKRNDGDSFKTIRPAIQDNGLIGDLVDNKVVVEGKQPEQQSIWTQLLVASFPILVIIAVFMFFMRQMQGGAGGKGGPMSFGKSKARLLSEDQVKTTLADVAGCDEAKEEVGELVEFLRDPGKFQRLGGRIPRGVLMVGPPGTGKTLLAKAIAGEAKVPFFTISGSDFVEMFVGVGASRVRDMFEQAKKHAPCIIFIDEIDAVGRHRGAGMGGGHDEREQTLNQLLVEMDGFEMNDGIIVIAATNRPDVLDPALLRPGRFDRQVVVGLPDIRGREQILKVHMRKVPMGDDVAPGVIARGTPGFSGADLANLVNEASLFAARTGKRIVEMKEFELAKDKIMMGAERKSMVMSEKEKQNTAYHEAGHAIVGRVVPEHDPVYKVSIIPRGRALGVTMFLPEEDRYSLSKRALISQICSLYGGRIAEEMTLGFDGVTTGASNDIMRASQIARNMVTKWGLSEKLGPLMYAEEEGEVFLGRGGGGQSASFSGETAKLIDSEVRSIIDQCYGTAKQILTDNRDKLDAMADALMKYETIDAEQIDDIMAGRTPREPRDWEGGSGTSGTPPVVQNERPENPIGGPAADL
- the folP gene encoding dihydropteroate synthase, translated to MTSALRSTRLPCGSRVLDLARTHVMGILNVTPDSFSDGGRFSQLDAALRHAAAMVAAGATLIDVGGESTRPGARAVSPLEEMERVAPIVERIHRELDVIISVDTSTPAVMRETARLGAGLINDVRSLQRDGALDAAAATGLPVCLMHMLGEPGTMQDAPHYDNLVEEVTEFLAARIAQCAAAGIAPERIILDPGFGFAKTLQHNLSLFKHMQSLHALGRPLLVGVSRKSMIGMALNRPVGERLHGGLALAALAVAKGARILRVHDVAETVDVVRMIEAVESAE